One Rosa chinensis cultivar Old Blush chromosome 3, RchiOBHm-V2, whole genome shotgun sequence DNA window includes the following coding sequences:
- the LOC112192024 gene encoding translation initiation factor IF-2 isoform X3, producing the protein MQSTRTPMPVMDPRRLDLLADMAAKPKHDRRSRCVSASVRSSGLCTSVRSSGLAASVRSSRASGSRDSGSRASLPSGSRDSRASLPSGSRDSRASLPSGSRDSRASLPSGSRDSRASLPSGSRTSGSASRASGSGSRASSSRAIPLTKAADQTFVEVSGSRASGSGSAISPIKAAGQTVLEVSGSRASGSGSRASSSRAISPIKAAGQTVLEVEVAAPPVAAPVAAPPVAAPVAAPPVAAPVAAPPVAAPPVAAPLVAAVAAPPAAYDPLALSLETTGLPLQIALSRGHFFSQLVVAEDFRLSFLSIQQMKTIVFYYSHILRIEVVFS; encoded by the exons ATGCAAAGCACAAGAACACCAATGCCTGTG ATGGATCCTCGTCGCCTTGATCTTCTAGCAGATATGGCGGCTAAGCCAAAGCATGACCGTCGCTCGCGCTGTGTCTCCGCCTCGGTCAGGTCTTCAGGCCTCTGCACCTCGGTCAGATCTTCAGGACTCGCCGCCTCTGTCAGGTCTTCACGCGCCTCAGGATCACGCGACTCAGGATCACGCGCCTCACTGCCATCTGGATCACGGGACTCACGCGCCTCACTGCCATCTGGATCACGTGACTCACGCGCCTCACTGCCATCTGGATCACGGGACTCACGCGCCTCACTGCCATCTGGATCACGTGACTCACGCGCCTCACTGCCATCTGGATCACGCACCTCGGGATCGGCATCACGCGCCTCTGGGTCTGGATCACGCGCCTCTTCTTCACGCGCCATCCCTCTGACTAAGGCTGCGGACCAAACTTTTGTTGAG GTATCTGGATCACGCGCCTCAGGATCTGGATCAGCCATCTCTCCGATTAAGGCTGCGGGCCAAACTGTTCTTGAG GTATCTGGATCACGCGCCTCAGGATCTGGATCACGCGCCTCTTCTTCACGCGCCATCTCTCCGATTAAGGCTGCGGGCCAAACTGTTCTTGAG GTTGAGGTTGCCGCTCCTCCGGTTGCCGCTCCGGTTGCCGCTCCTCCGGTTGCCGCTCCGGTTGCCGCCCCTCCGGTTGCCGCTCCGGTTGCCGCCCCTCCGGTTGCCGCGCCTCCGGTTGCCGCCCCTCTGGTTGCCGCGGTTGCCGCCCCTCCGGCCGCATATGATCCTCTCGCTCTctcactagagacaactggg CTTCCACTTCAGATTGCACTGTCCCGGGGGCACTTTTTTTCACAGCTGGTTGTCGCTGAAGATTTCCGGCTGTCATTTCTGAGCATACAGCAGATGAAGACCATCGTATTTTACTACAGCCATATCTTGAGGATAGAG GTTGTTTTCTCATAG
- the LOC112192024 gene encoding transcription initiation factor TFIID subunit 4 isoform X1, with protein sequence MQSTRTPMPVMDPRRLDLLADMAAKPKHDRRSRCVSASVRSSGLCTSVRSSGLAASVRSSRASGSRDSGSRASLPSGSRDSRASLPSGSRDSRASLPSGSRDSRASLPSGSRDSRASLPSGSRTSGSASRASGSGSRASSSRAIPLTKAADQTFVEVSGSRASGSGSAISPIKAAGQTVLEVSGSRASGSGSRASSSRAISPIKAAGQTVLEVEVAAPPVAAPVAAPPVAAPVAAPPVAAPVAAPPVAAPPVAAPLVAAVAAPPAAYDPLALSLETTGLPLQIALSRGHFFSQLVVAEDFRLSFLSIQQMKTIVFYYSHILRIEGYDWKSHAVLSSFVSCRMMPRMTIQQELEAARNRVRFDQGERCRGTYAGLFLTLLRTVAQLWVELEAQHFSLSRVLSIKKESLKMYCQIFDASLL encoded by the exons ATGCAAAGCACAAGAACACCAATGCCTGTG ATGGATCCTCGTCGCCTTGATCTTCTAGCAGATATGGCGGCTAAGCCAAAGCATGACCGTCGCTCGCGCTGTGTCTCCGCCTCGGTCAGGTCTTCAGGCCTCTGCACCTCGGTCAGATCTTCAGGACTCGCCGCCTCTGTCAGGTCTTCACGCGCCTCAGGATCACGCGACTCAGGATCACGCGCCTCACTGCCATCTGGATCACGGGACTCACGCGCCTCACTGCCATCTGGATCACGTGACTCACGCGCCTCACTGCCATCTGGATCACGGGACTCACGCGCCTCACTGCCATCTGGATCACGTGACTCACGCGCCTCACTGCCATCTGGATCACGCACCTCGGGATCGGCATCACGCGCCTCTGGGTCTGGATCACGCGCCTCTTCTTCACGCGCCATCCCTCTGACTAAGGCTGCGGACCAAACTTTTGTTGAG GTATCTGGATCACGCGCCTCAGGATCTGGATCAGCCATCTCTCCGATTAAGGCTGCGGGCCAAACTGTTCTTGAG GTATCTGGATCACGCGCCTCAGGATCTGGATCACGCGCCTCTTCTTCACGCGCCATCTCTCCGATTAAGGCTGCGGGCCAAACTGTTCTTGAG GTTGAGGTTGCCGCTCCTCCGGTTGCCGCTCCGGTTGCCGCTCCTCCGGTTGCCGCTCCGGTTGCCGCCCCTCCGGTTGCCGCTCCGGTTGCCGCCCCTCCGGTTGCCGCGCCTCCGGTTGCCGCCCCTCTGGTTGCCGCGGTTGCCGCCCCTCCGGCCGCATATGATCCTCTCGCTCTctcactagagacaactggg CTTCCACTTCAGATTGCACTGTCCCGGGGGCACTTTTTTTCACAGCTGGTTGTCGCTGAAGATTTCCGGCTGTCATTTCTGAGCATACAGCAGATGAAGACCATCGTATTTTACTACAGCCATATCTTGAGGATAGAG GGTTATGATTGGAAGAGCCACGCTGTGCTGTCTTCCTTTGTGAGCTGTAGGATGATGCCGAGGATGACGATACAGCAGGAACTTGAGGCTGCACGGAATCGGGTGAGGTTTGATCAAGGGGAGAGATGCAGGGGGACATATGCAGGCCTTTTTCTGACATTGCTGAGGACAGTCGCCCAATTGTGGGTTGAGTTGGAGGCACAGCATTTCAGTTTGTCGAGGGTGCTGTCTATCAAGAAGGAGAGTTTGAAGATGTACTGCCAAATATTTGACGCGAGTCTCCTTTAG
- the LOC121052165 gene encoding uncharacterized protein LOC121052165, producing the protein MGPSRKGGTNPQSSKELSAAEMDYLAQQAVVEAQLQAVHDSVDEIRAAQALIRSENAEIHAQNAEFRSQLLEELRALRTRSDSIPVSPNLLPPSSLPASDPANSRVSFSEPIYPQGLGVLSITPAEVSSAYNPQFVHGFPTSSMHYVHGNSVFGGPLQQGQSSHSSAVPPWQLSSSTPNYQEQNVRPTLPFAVNHYLTSQMSTQSIPSYAPPTYSTIPSSYTRFQQPQLYQAPQPQYPYCQNQFHGGPLPQGPQFQGQSEMDPNLPTMRQMRLEFQTFGDGDPLQWLNKAEQYFELYQILEDKKVSIAAMHLTDEAADVWHLFRHQYPGNWRGFADLLMWEFGSHNQADYQSALIRLNQTGSVSEFKLQFNKYARRAPGFSNDILLACFLGGLKEDIQLM; encoded by the exons ATGGGACCGTCGCGTAAGGGTGGCACCAATCCTCAGTCGTCGAAGGAACTTTCGGCTGCTGAGATGGATTATTTGGCACAACAAGCGGTGGTTGAGGCTCAACTTCAGGCGGTGCACGACTCGGTTGATGAAATTCGGGCCGCTCAAGCTTTGATCCGCTCTGAAAATGCTGAGATTCATGCTCAGAATGCAGAATTCCGCTCTCAGCTACTAGAAGAGCTTCGAGCTCTCAGAACCCGCTCTGACTCTATTCCAGTCTCTCCGAACTTGCTGCCTCCCAGCTCTCTCCCGGCCTCTGATCCTGCAAATTCGAGGGTTTCATTCTCAGAACCAATTTATCCTCAAGGGTTGGGAGTCTTAAGCATCACTCCAGCGGAAGTCTCTTCAG CTTATAATCCACAATTTGTTCATGGCTTTCCTACATCATCTATGCATTATGTCCATGGAAACTCTGTATTTGGGGGTCCCTTACAGCAAGGCCAGTCTAGTCACTCTTCAGCTGTACCTCCATGGCAACTATCCTCGAGCACACCCAACTATCAGGAGCAGAATGTTAGGCCTACGTTACCGTTTGCTGTGAATCATTACCTGACATCACAGATGTCTACTCAGTCCATTCCATCTTATGCACCACCAACATACTCCACAATTCCATCTTCTTATACTCGCTTCCAGCAACCACAGCTCTACCAAGCACCGCAACCACAGTACCCTTACTGTCAAAATCAATTTCACGGGGGTCCCTTGCCGCAAGGACCTCAATTTCAAGGTCAGTCTGAGATGGATCCTAATCTTCCAACTATGAGACAAATGAGGTTGGAGTTTCAAACATTTGGTGATGGTGATCCATTACAATGGCTTAATAAGGCGGAGCAATATTTTGAGTTGTACCAAATTCTGGAGGACAAAAAAGTTTCCATTGCAGCTATGCATCTTACTGATGAGGCAGCTGATGTTTGGCACCTGTTTAGACACCAATATCCTGGAAATTGGCGTGGCTTTGCTGATCTCTTAATGTGGGAATTTGGTTCCCATAACCAAGCTGATTATCAATCTGCCTTAATTAGACTGAATCAAACTGGGTCAGTGAGTGAGTTTAAATTGCAGTTTAACAAGTATGCAAGAAGAGCTCCAGGTTTTTCAAATGACATTTTGCTCGCCTGTTTCTTGGGAGGACTCAAGGAAGACATTCAGTTGATGTGA